From one Pagrus major chromosome 21, Pma_NU_1.0 genomic stretch:
- the nedd8l gene encoding NEDD8 produces MLIKVKTLTGKEIEIDIEPTDKVERIKERVEEKEGIPPQQQRLIYSGKQMNDEKTAADYKIQGGSVLHLVLALRGGSTLHRPCLHLSSSS; encoded by the exons ATGCTGATCAAGGTTAAG ACTCTCACTGGAAAAGAAATTGAGATCGACATTGAGCCCACAGACAAG GTGGAGCGGATTAAAGAAAGGGTGGAAGAGAAGGAAGGGATCCCTCCACAGCAGCAAAGACTCATCTACAGTGGAAAACAGAT GAACGATGAGAAGACAGCTGCAGACTACAAGATCCAGGGAGGCTCGGTGCTCCATCTCGTGTTGGCGCTAAGAGGCGGCTCGACGCTCCACAGGCCTTGCTTACACCTCTCCAGCTCGTCATGA
- the LOC141016346 gene encoding zona pellucida sperm-binding protein 3-like translates to MVPHLYLGVIILAVFATAVANAEINVVCEKDSVKITWRISAELVPHAARLFLGNCMPSQLNVLPSGEGEAHFNYKFTDCKFKRRMTGKRLLYQNDLTHRPHAKSKPATFVYPIECVHKRPEGWIPPFLNPGSGVSEGRGGLVFHMALLDEQLTGVAKTNVIPLGSFMPIWAAVEQKSHQPLLLLMEECVAATTPQLQPDSQVYPIISNKGCLLESMRGNSVFLPRYHSSAVILYLQSFKFGLGEVYIHCKLVAWDPEVLDESKKACHYIKENGRWELLDDPFQSSICSCCDSTCSSRPRRWADWGSHGFGHKSVLGPLIIVDPSDSQALIIPPVSDSGVLTSISFQGLCNHWTYVLKFSTFS, encoded by the exons ATGGTGCCTCATCTCTACCTAGGTGTGATAATCTTGGCTGTTTTTGCAACGGCTGTTGCTAATGCAG AAATCAATGTAGTCTGTGAAAAAGACTCGGTGAAAATCACATGGAGGATCAGTGCCGAGTTGGTGCCACATGCAGCTCGTCTCTTCCTGGGGAACTGCATGCCGTCTCAGTTGAATGTTCTGCCCAGCGGAGAAGGGGAGGCACACTTTAACTACAAGTTTACAGACTGCAAATTTAAAAGACGG ATGACTGGAAAACGTCTGCTCTATCAAAATGACCTGACCCACAGGCCACATGCAAAGTCCAAACCTGCAACCTTTGTGTATCCCATTGAGTGTGTTCATAAAAG ACCTGAGGGGTGGATTCCTCCTTTTCTGAACCCTGGATCAGGTGTTTCTGAGGGCCGAGGCGGGCTGGTCTTCCACATGGCACTCCTCGATG AGCAATTAACAGGTGTAGCAAAGACAAATGTCATCCCACTGGGCTCGTTCATGCCGATATGGGCCGCAGTGGAGCAGAAGTCCCATCAACCTTTGCTGCTTCTCATGGAGGAATGTGTGGCAGCCACAAcaccacagctgcagcctgacaGCCAGGTTTACCCCATCATTAGCAACAAGGG GTGTCTTCTGGAAAGCATGAGGGGAAACTCTGTGTTCCTGCCTCGGTACCACTCGTCTGCAGTCATCCTTTACCTACAGTCCTTCAAGTTTGGCCTTGGAGAG GTGTACATTCACTGTAAGCTGGTTGCATGGGATCCTGAAGTTCTTGACGAAAGCAAGAAAGCCTGCCACTATATAAAGGAAAATGGGAG ATGGGAACTACTCGACGACCCCTTTCAGAGCTccatctgcagctgctgtgactCAACCTGCAGTTCCCGCCCCAGAAGATGGGCCGACTGGG GATCCCACGGCTTTGGTCACAAATCTGTTTTGGGACCCCTGATCATTGTGGATCCGTCTGACTCACAGGCCCTCATCATACCACCGGTGTCTGACTCAGGTGTATTGACAAGCATTTCATTTCAAGGTCTCTGTAATCACTGGACGTATGTATTAAAGTTCTCAACATTTTCTTAG
- the LOC141016347 gene encoding zona pellucida sperm-binding protein 3-like — protein MMAFFWQSALLLSLAAAVSVYADMKLDCRPDFVTLVWTESRAQADTSLFRLGSCFPTSVSAREAVFSVDINDCNFMRMVTGNHLMYTNDLTYVSSPDSHILPFEHPVVCAYERPKDWYPLIYDPVFDTYGQGDMVFHIGLKNGDFSGPAESSSFPLGSLIPIMAGVEQKNHQPLLLLLEECVAASTPELHPESSIYPIITNKGCLVDSKISRSKFEPRQKSSEIHLSLQAFRFALGEEVFIHCKLVAWDPVGLDNTKKACHYDKEHGWELLDNAAHSNLCDCCESTCKSRWMRSTASGKHGIVHKAVLGPLTITDVNS, from the exons ATGATGGCTTTCTTTTGGCAAAGTGCGCTGCTTCTGAGCCTGGCAGCTGCTGTGTCAGTGTATGCAG ACATGAAACTGGACTGCAGACCTGACTTTGTGACTCTGGTGTGGACGGAGAGCAGAGCCCAGGCTGACACCTCGCTGTTCCGTCTGGGTAGCTGCTTCCCAACCAGCGTCTCAGCCAGGGAGGCTGTCTTCAGCGTGGACATCAATGATTGTAACTTCATGAGGATG GTTACTGGGAACCATCTCATGTACACCAATGATCTGACCTACGTTTCTTCTCCTGATTCTCACATTCTACCCTTTGAGCACCCGGTTGTCTGTGCATATGAGAG GCCCAAAGACTGGTACCCTCTGATTTATGACCCAGTGTTTGACACATACGGTCAAGGAGATATGGTGTTCCACATTGGACTTAAGAACG GTGACTTCTCAGGCCCTGCTGAATCCAGTAGTTTCCCTCTGGGCTCTTTAATCCCCATCATGGCCGGTGTGGAGCAGAAGAACCATCAGCCCTTGCTGCTGCTTCTTGAGGAATGTGTAGCAGCCTCCACACCAGAGCTGCATCCTGAGAGCAGTATATACCCGATAATCACCAATAAGGG ATGTCTTGTGGACAGTAAGATATCGCGCTCAAAATTTGAACCAAGGCAAAAATCGTCGGAGATCCATCTGTCCCTTCAAGCCTTTAGGTTTGCTCTCGGAGAAGAG GTGTTCATCCACTGCAAACTGGTAGCTTGGGATCCCGTTGGTCTTGACAACACAAAGAAGGCCTGCCACTATGACAAAGAGCACGg TTGGGAGCTTCTGGACAACGCTGCACATAGCAATCTTTGTGACTGCTGTGAATCCACCTGCAAGTCCAGGTGGATGAGGAGCACAGCATCAG GGAAGCATGGAATAGTACACAAAGCAGTCCTTGGGCCACTTACCATCACTGATGTGAACTCCTGA
- the LOC141016300 gene encoding E3 ubiquitin-protein ligase RNF212B-like, which yields MDWFHCNQCFTKRGSKFAVSSCGHICCEACIKSKQCSVCGASCSYLPISDKMKPQEKVFFKDPVKLIQSRLEHISQISLFQRTQMERVTAHYKHKSVELERRLEEVTKQVSRQLSELKRENADLKKQLLELKRENAELKKPLSQRRVSPGQVQINGAQRMSLPIAVTSPVIPRSRAMSHLQGWGRERAPSLSSLTTPGSATSISSHSSLHEHVDRTPSSFNTPTRTQRQTPNVFQFQYVSGLSIQSPRR from the exons ATGGACTGGTTCCACTGTAATCAATGCTTCACAAAGAGAGGGTCGAAGTTTGCTGTGTCCAGCTGTGGCCACATCTGCTGTGAAGCATGCATTAAATCTA agcagtgcagtgtgtgtggggCCAGCTGCAGCTATCTGCCCATCTCAGACAAG ATGAAGCCACaggaaaaggtttttttcaagGACCCTGTGAAGCTCATCCAATCACGGCTGGAGCACATTTCACAG ATTTCTCTTTTTCAGCGGACACAGATGGAGAGAGTTACAGCGCACTACAAGCATAAGTCAGTCGAACTGGAAAGGCGTCTGGAAGAAGTCACCAAACAGGTTTCcag GCAACTCTCTGAGCTGAAAAGAGAGAACGCTGACTTGAAAAAGCAACTGTTAGAGCTAAAAAGGGAGAATGCTGAATTGAAAAAGCCACTTTCTCAGAGGAGG GTTTCTCCAGGACAAGTTCAAAtaaatgg TGCTCAAAGGATGTCACTTCCTATAGCCGTCACCTCCCCAG TTATCCCTCGTTCAAGAGCCATGAG TCACTTGCAGGGGtggggcagagagagagctccCAGTCTGTCCTCCCTTACA aCTCCTGGATCAGCTACCTCCATTTCTAGCCATAGTTCTCTTCATGAACATGTAGACA GAACGCCCTCGTCCTTTAACACTCCAACAAG AACTCAGCGTCAGACTCCTAATGTTTTCCAGTTTCAGTATGTGAGTGGACTATCAATACAGTCACCCAGGCGTTAA
- the homeza gene encoding homeobox and leucine zipper encoding a gives MATYSEHNGRNGLLMGMKESFEGKVTKTECEEKLDAKNSSTDLRHPASSAENNASGVASFTTNHNSVVCLPLVSEGLKLVWTQSDQTRELDTIPELVQAFNLFPYPSSREVSTLARVCALPLDKVKVWFMVQRIKYGISWSSEEIEETRRKLAVPELCDESTETNEEAKMKSKSYEELVIVEKESDEVEGALSSLTPQKKKPKCESPDSYKPAKPSAPCFSSTLPPPQDSYFYRPPADTPASTAADVSLDLSVSSSQQHRHGRYKKSKAQLAALRKSFLRENWPAEAELRRLQEETGLSRNDIRKWFSDSRYQLRVGRGSLAAAQNYSQQTAVGGKHDQQIQPLSLTTQKPRQQNGVKGAEAARSNGIRNSHFFQTFLTNSLEAFGERVLDAEEYEVMEELSGDGDSFKDEDQSEEQPLQLTKTCKSEPDEPWEPSSTLKSSPCSSPSGSPPLTASPCKPISKSISTSKKSAHSAKASPSQTPSRVSGASSSPGLTPAGRPRKTKEQLDVLKQYFLRCQWPKSEDYTELVKLTGLPRADVIQWFGDTRYAVKNGQLRWVKGVRDQFLAELAAQQSSSGLTNGSGSGTSTRAGGGRKRKSQPNAASTDYPDIQPLVTYYLSTGPLHEKDLDTLCKKSKMSYQQVRDWFAAQDVGETDQEPIVTD, from the coding sequence ATGGCGACCTACAGTGAACATAATGGCAGAAATGGACTGCTTATGGGCATGAAGGAGTCTTTTGAAGGGAAAGTAACAaagacagaatgtgaagaaaagcTTGACGCTAAAAACTCCTCCACGGATTTGCGCCACCCTGCCAGCTCAGCTGAAAACAACGCAAGTGGTGTGGCTAGCTTCACCACGAACCACAACTCTGTTGTGTGCCTGCCCTTAGTATCAGAGGGACTAAAATTGGTATGGACACAGTCGGATCAAACCCGGGAACTTGACACAATCCCTGAGCTGGTCCAAGCCTTTAACTTATTTCCATATCCATCATCCCGTGAGGTTAGCACGCTGGCTCGGGTATGTGCCTTGCCACTGGACAAAGTTAAGGTGTGGTTTATGGTGCAAAGGATCAAATATGGCATCAGCTGGTCCTCAGAAGAGATAGAGGAGACAAGGCGGAAGCTCGCAGTGCCCGAACTCTGTGATGAGTCTACTGAAACAAATGAGGAAGCCAAAATGAAGAGCAAAAGTTATGAGGAATTGGTAATTGTGGAAAAGGAAAGCGATGAAGTTGAGGGAGCTCTCTCCAGCCTCACCCCCCAGAAAAAGAAACCAAAGTGTGAGTCACCAGATTCCTATAAACCAGCCAAACCCAGTGCCCCGTGTTTCAGttccaccctccctcctcctcaggATTCATACTTCTACCGCCCACCAGCGGACACACCAGCAAGCACAGCAGCTGATGTCTCCCTTGACCTTTCAGTATCATCTTCTCAACAGCACCGTCATGGGCGCTACAAGAAGTCTAAGGCTCAGCTCGCTGCCCTTCGAAAGAGCTTTCTGAGAGAGAACTGGCCTGCAGAGGCAGAGCTTAGACGTTTGCAGGAAGAAACAGGGCTGAGCCGTAATGACATTCGTAAATGGTTCAGTGACAGCCGGTACCAGCTTAGGGTTGGCCGAGGAAGCTTGGCAGCAGCCCAGAACTACTCTCAACAAACTGCAGTTGGAGGTAAACATGATCAACAAATTCAACCTCTTTCACTTACTACTCAAAAACCTCGTCAACAAAATGGAGTGAAGGGTGCTGAGGCAGCCCGTAGCAATGGGATAAGaaattcacatttctttcaGACCTTTTTGACAAACAGCCTGGAAGCATTTGGGGAAAGGGTCCTTGACGCAGAAGAGTATGAAGTTATGGAGGAGCTTTCTGGTGATGGGGACAGTTTTAAAGATGAGGATCAAAGTGAAGAACAACCCCTGCAACTGACCAAGACCTGCAAGTCTGAGCCAGATGAGCCATGGGAACCATCAAGTACATTAAAATCCTCTCCCTGCTCTTCCCCCTCTGGCAGCCCACCACTGACTGCCTCACCCTGTAAACCGATTTCAAAGAgcatcagcacatcaaagaagtCAGCCCACTCAGCCAAAGCCAGTCCCTCACAAACTCCCTCGCGCGTCTCAGGAGCTTCCTCATCCCCTGGACTTACTCCTGCTGGGCGACCAAGAAAGACCAAGGAGCAGTTGGATGTGTTAAAGCAATACTTTTTGCGCTGCCAGTGGCCCAAGAGTGAAGATTACACCGAACTTGTTAAGCTTACAGGTTTACCCCGTGCAGATGTGATTCAGTGGTTTGGGGACACAAGGTATGCTGTTAAAAACGGACAGCTGCGCTGGGTGAAGGGGGTCCGTGACCAGTTCTTGGCAGAACTTGCAGCCCAGCAAAGTAGTAGTGGTTTAACTAATGGAAGTGGCTCTGGGACATCTACTCGTGCTGGGGGTGGTCGCAAACGAAAATCTCAACCCAATGCAGCAAGTACAGATTACCCTGATATCCAGCCATTGGTAACATATTACCTTTCGACAGGCCCACTACATGAAAAAGACCTTGACACTCTATGCAAGAAATCCAAAATGAGCTACCAGCAAGTGCGAGATTGGTTTGCAGCTCAGGATGTAGGGGAGACAGACCAAGAACCTATTGTTACTGATTAA
- the dhrs1 gene encoding dehydrogenase/reductase SDR family member 1: MSLSGWVCVVTGASRGIGRGIALQLSEAGATVYITGRQEKTLKQTAAEVKERGGNCLPVICDSTNDKDIEELFERIKREQNGRLDVLVNNAYAGVQAIFENMGKKFWETDPTIWDSINNTGLRGHYFYSVHASRMMVDQGRGLIVTISSVGGLRYLFNVPYGVGKAACDRLAADMAVELKSRGVTSVSLWPGAVQTELVSQFVLENDTVTGMNSKFKDVFANGETTELSGKCIVNLAKDKNMMSLTGKVLMTCDLARRYGIQDIDGRSVVDYTSLKFLLNQVPYLSWLSAVVPSFLRMPRFVLTLASSRF, from the exons ATGTCTTTGTCTGGCTGGGTGTGTGTGGTAACAGGTGCCTCCAGAGGTATTGGCAGGGGAATAGCCCTCCAGCTGTCTGAGGCCGGAGCCACCGTCTACATCACAGGGCGCCAGGAGAAGACTCTGAAACAAACCGCTGCAGAG GTGAAGGAGAGGGGCGGAAACTGTCTGCCAGTTATCTGTGATTCTACAAATGACAAAGACATTGAAGAACTGTTCGAACGGATCAAACGTGAACAGAATGGCAGGCTGGATGTCCTGGTTAATAATGCCTATGCTGGAGTACAG gctATCTTCGAGAATATGGGGAAGAAGTTCTGGGAAACCGATCCGACCATTTGGGATTCCATCAACAACACAGGCCTCAg GGGCCACTATTTCTACTCAGTTCATGCATCCCGGATGATGGTGGATCAAGGCCGGGGTTTGATTGTCACCATTTCATCTGTGGGGGGGCTGCGGTACCTCTTCAATGTGCCATATGGCGTTGGCAAAGCCGCG TGCGACAGGCTGGCAGCAGACATGGCAGTTGAGCTGAAAAGTAGAGGGGTGACTTCTGTCAGCCTGTGGCCGGGTGCGGTACAAACAGAGTTGGTGTCTCAGTTCGTACTGGAGAACGACACAGTAACAGGGATGAATTCTAAG ttTAAAGATGTATTTGCCAATGGAGAAACCACAGAACTGAGTGGAAAGTGCATTGTCAACCTGGCAAAAG ATAAAAATATGATGTCGCTGACTGGGAAAGTACTCATGACCTGTGACCTGGCAAGACGCTATGGGATACAGGATATTGATG GGCGAAGCGTGGTTGATTATACTTCCCTAAAATTCCTCCTGAATCAGGTCCCATATCTCTCCTGGCTGTCCGCTGTCGTCCCTTCATTCCTGCGCATGCCACGCTTTGTGCTCACCCTGGCAAGCAGCCGATTCTGA
- the LOC141016797 gene encoding uncharacterized protein, translating into MAGGSHFSWIPLLLCCVFQASDNRHVLQDVIALTGQSGIKEPLTANTCTGVKEQLTLLSSQLQRATLYNSQLDNEAFGLRREVRQLKLQLDTCSLTASTITGSYQTQLLNRMKQLLETFDSDTFLIMKSIALTREVNTLQKKVKHAANSTDSATDITMLQRELQEKTTELNAKTQQIERSHTNASLILQIISLQNQIWDLEQEKSRRGETSLQPDRRILALQGQLDGKISQLQEKGDAVSAMLELISVNSKIAMMQRLISGHIKESRANTADYQRQWRQNGELLKKKILQLNREERNSTLTREILKLQAEVEDLRLLMVNTKRITESQLTEIKVILEQEKKRQEYLQKQLEETEYVQSQLMITIINIMKEVRTLQVDEQDQTTPTSPATALQTVLQAKESEFAKAQAEISELQRMLRAKSEQCSGPEEISEHVRTEFEQKVKELNRTGNSEVALILNVINLHDQLRTLRQLISTADDLDRITELTRQLEEKQDDLNSKNEDIETLVANPRIILTVIELLEEISDLQKTAANDTNELQIRVDDLLTELDDKQDTKPMLKMISLQSQVEQLQRQLSGLQMLQTPHATKLRNDLSTKRNELQKCVNDLKEKNQTNARMILTATDLHNQLRKLAKEKHNEGQTTSAITKLREQLKEKAEEHARDQAEINVLRNQLNQTEEQCSDFEQKLKDLQNDLDSKMEELQSKSDTVTSLALQVSTLTLQLEELKRQLQRSDSDTKIKELQKMIDAKTDELARKTEALKARSAQAQRLIQIVTIQTEIDKLANVAANDTDYIKMRGLQDVLNGLIEGIQDENNENTKLMFKILAQQDEIARLKKQADSQNQAELEKIKDLENELEEVRNEIREKTLVLDSSDTRIANLSGQIMDLHKKIKPLEDEIYDLKEANTENLDELQKRLDLSKRQLQDSELRLKDADAKNFNSIMEIADLRAKLKKAEKLGKRAAKQNINELEQQIQTQQRENRKLANTNKDLQQEVTELRVCCSNVNSQCDDLEKQLKQSQEDADRLQQQLYEKDANLKQLQQDLEEQIRVNNNLQNESSILKRQQKPTSTIPDRLLLQQLLEKDARLNQLQQELEELQNKQIEVEDKKIYATKMTLDPNTANPRIVMSDDYSEMSTGEELLNVPDHPGRFDVHLAALGKTGFSTGRHYWEVSVAGKRCYHLGMASESAPRRGSVTFSPGNGFWTIILNKNGQYKAVNRPHVTLPIQRQPLVLGILLDYKKGQISFYDADARSLMYSFVGQTFTDKIYPFINLCVEDVGSPTPVVLVRPGSADWIK; encoded by the exons ATGGCGGGAGGTTCTCACTTCAGTTGGATTCCCCTCCTTCTCTGCTGTGTCTTTCAAGCTTCTGATAATAGACATG tcCTTCAGGATGTGATCGCTTTAACTGGCCAATCAGGAATTAAAGAG CCACTTACTGCCAACACCTGCACAG GTGTAAAGGAACAGCTGACACTACTCAGCAGTCAGCTTCAGCGGGCAACTCTCTACAACAGCCAACTAG ATAATGAAGCCTTTGGGTTGAGGAGGGAAGTCAGGCAGCTGAAACTGCAGCTCGACACGTGCAGTTTGACAGCCTCTACTATTACCGGCT CCTATCAAACCCAGTTACTCAACAGAATGAAGCAGCTTCTGGAGACATTTGATAGTGACACATTTCTGA TCATGAAAAGCATTGCACTCACCAGGGAGGTGAATACATTGCAGAAGAAGGTCAAACATGCTGCTAATTCTACTGACAGTGCTACTGACATCAcaa tgctgcagagagagctgcaaGAGAAAACCACTGAACTGAATGCAAAGACGCAGCAGATTGAAAGAAGCCACACAAACGCGTCACTGA TTCTTCAGATCATTTCACTGCAAAACCAGATCTGGGATCTGGAGCAGGAAAAATCAAGAAGAGGAGAAACTAGTCTTCAGCCTGACAGGAGAATTCTGG CTCTCCAGGGCCAGCTGGACGGGAAGATCAGTCAGCTGCAAGAGAAAGGAGATGCAGTCTCAGCCA TGCTCGAGCTGATTTCTGTAAACAGTAAGATTGCAATGATGCAGAGGCTGATCAGTGGCCACATTAAAGAATCCAGAGCTAACACTGCTG ATTACCAGAGGCAATGGAGGCAAAACGGGGAGCTCCTTAAAAAGAAGATTTTACAGTTGAATCGTGAGGAGAGAAACTCAACACTTA CCAGGGAAATTTTGAAGCTGCAGGCCGAGGTGGAGGACCTTAGACTGTTAATGGTGAACACAAAAAGGATAACTGAGTCCCAACTTACCG AGATAAAAGTTATCTTGGAGCAGGAGAAAAAACGACAAGAATACTTACAGAAGCAGCTGGAGGAAACAGAGTATGTCCAGTCACAACTGA TGATAACAATCATCAACATAATGAAAGAGGTGAGAACGCTGCAGGTTGATGAGCAAGACCAGACAACACCAACAAGTCCAGCCACCG CCCTTCAGACCGTGCTTCAAGCCAAAGAAAGTGAATTTGCCAAAGCTCAGGCTGAAATAAGTG agctgcagaggatGCTGCGAGCAAAGAGTGAACAATGCTCTGGACCTGAGGAGATATCTGAGC ACGTAAGGACTGAATTTGAGCAGAAGGTCAAAGAATTGAATAGAACCGGAAACTCCGAAGTAGCACTCA TTCTGAACGTGATAAACCTGCATGATCAGCTGAGGACTCTGAGGCAACTGATCTCCACCGCAGATGACCTAGACAGGATCACAG AGCTGACGAGGCAACTGGAGGAGAAGCAAGACGATCTGAACTCCAAGAATGAAGACATAGAGACACTGGTTGCCAACCCAAGAATAA ttttaacAGTCATTGAGCTGCTGGAAGAGATATCGGACCTTCAAAAAACGGCTGCCAATGACACCAATG AGTTGCAAATCAGAGTGGATGACCTTCTCACTGAACTAGACGACAAGCAAGACACAAAACCGA TGCTGAAAATGATCAGCCTGCAGAGTcaggtggagcagctgcagagacagcTGTCAGGCCTCCAGATGTTACAAACCCCTCACGCAACCA AGCTCAGAAATGATCTTTCAACTAAGAGGAATGAGCTGCAGAAATGTGTCAACGATCTGAAAGAGAAGAATCAGACAAATGCCAGGATGA TTCTTACAGCCACCGATCTGCACAACCAACTCAGAAAACTagcaaaagaaaagcacaaCGAGGGCCAAACAACTTCTGCTATTACCA AGCTGAGAGAACAACTGAAGGAAAAAGCAGAGGAGCACGCTCGTGATCAGGCTGAGATCAATG TTCTGCGGAATCAGCTGAACCAGACGGAGGAACAGTGTTCAGATTTTGAGCAGAAACTTAAAG ATCTGCAGAACGACCTGGATTCCAAAATGGAGGAACTTCAATCCAAATCTGACACTGTGACTTCACTTG CTCTTCAAGTTTCAACATTAACTCTACAACTAGAGGAGCTCAAGAGACAACTACAGAGAAGTGACTCCGACACTAAGATAaaag AACTTCAAAAAATGATCGATGCGAAAACAGACGAGCTGGCCAGAAAAACAGAGGCGCTGAAAGCAAGAAGTGCTCAAGCACAAAGGC TCATACAGATTGTTACGATACAAACAGAAATTGATAAACTGGCGAATGTGGCGGCAAATGACACAGATTACATTAAGATGAGAG GACTCCAAGACGTATTGAATGGTTTGATCGAAGGAATACaagatgaaaacaatgaaaatactAAACTGA TGTTTAAAATCCTGGCTCAACAAGATGAAATAGCACGACTGAAGAAGCAAGCGGACAGTCAGAATCAAGCGGAATTGGAAAAAATTAAAG ATCTGGAGAATGAACTGGAGGAAGTCAGAAATGAGATAAGAGAAAAGACACTGGTGCTGGACTCAAGTGACACAAGGATTGCTAATTTGT CGGGTCAGATTATGGACCTTCACAAGAAAATCAAACCTCTGGAAGATGAGATATATGACCTCAAGGAAGCAAACACTGAGAATCTCgatg AGCTTCAGAAGAGACTGGATTTGTCAAAGCGGCAACTGCAAGACAGTGAACTTCGACTCAAGGACGCAGATGCAAAGAATTTTAACTCAA TAATGGAGATTGCTGATCTGAGAGCAAAACTGAAGAAGGCTGAGAAACTGGGAAAGAGAGCTGCTAAACAAAACATCAACG AATTGGagcaacaaatacaaacacaacaaagagagAACAGAAAACTTGCAAACACCAACAAAG aCTTACAGCAGGAGGTCACGGAACTGAGAGTGTGCTGCAGTAATGTCAACAGCCAGTGTGATG ATttagaaaaacaactgaaacagagCCAGGAGGATGCTGATCGCCTGCAGCAGCAACTGTACGAGAAGGATGCTAacctcaaacagctgcagcaggacttAGAAGAACAGATCAGGGTGAATAACAACCTGCAGAATGAATCCAGCA TTTTAAAGAGACAACAGAAACCGACCTCGACCATCCCTGATCGcctactgctgcagcagctgcttgaAAAGGATGCCAGGCtcaaccagctgcagcaggagttAGAAgaactgcaaaacaaacagattgaAGTGGAAGATAAGAAGATCTATGCCA CGAAGATGACcttggatccaaacacagcaaacccAAGAATAGTCATGTCTGATGACTACAGTGAGATGTCCACTGGTGAGGAATTGCTAAATGTCCCTGACCATCCAGGCCGGTTTGATGTCCACCTCGCAGCCCTGGGCAAGACTGGCTTCTCAACTGGCAGACATTACTGGGAGGTCTCTGTAGCTGGGAAGCGTTGTTACCATCTGGGGATGGCCAGTGAATCTGCTCCACGAAGAGGATCAGTGACATTCAGTCCAGGTAATGGTTTCTGGACTATAATCCTGAACAAAAACGGTCAATACAAAGCTGTTAATAGGCCACATGTTACCCTTCCGATTCAGAGGCAACCTCTGGTGCTGGGCATTCTGCTGGACTACAAAAAGGGACAGATCTCATTTTACGATGCTGATGCCAGATCTCTTATGTATTCATTTGTAGGTCAAACGTTTACTGACAAAATCTATCCATTTATCAATTTATGTGTTGAGGATGTTGGAAGTCCCACTCCAGTAGTGTTGGTAAGACCTGGATCAGCTGACTGGATAAAATAG
- the c21h14orf119 gene encoding uncharacterized protein C14orf119 homolog — MAWFNHVSQGSNHQQQQQQPMDSHRFTATDTLLGTLTSRLRGPTEGPLHSTPSPVDFPLAPRGVSSPPSLEKLSCSSPSACQERNPEPISYVSLQEQRCVLSWFQGWTGTQRERFMQDLLGKAVPGKVCTLLDSLSTLQVKDRLPNIFECQLRLWTQWFESWGEEERNHFLHMLEERDPVFVAYFYRSVAGTAGRD; from the exons ATGGCATGGTTCAATCATGTCAGTCAAGGCTcaaatcatcagcagcagcagcagcagcccatGGACAGCCACAGATTCACAGCCACAGACACCCTGTTAGGCACCCTCACCTCCAGGCTCAGAGGTCCGACAGAGGGGCCACTACACTCCACTCCCAGCCCAGTGGACTTTCCATTAGCTCCCCGGGGTGTATCCAGCCCTCCCAGCCTAGAGAAGCTCTCCTGCTCTTCTCCAAGTGCGTGTCAGGAGAGAAATCCGGAGCCAATCTCCTATGTAAGCCTTCAGGAGCAGCGGTGCGTCCTGAGCTGGTTCCAGGGCTGGACCGGCACCCAGAGAGAGCGGTTCATGCAGGACCTTCTGGGAAAAGCTGTGCCTGGGAAAGTGTGCACCCTCCTAGATTCACTGAGTACACTTCAG GTTAAAGACAGACTACCAAACATCTTTGAGTGCCAGCTGCGCCTGTGGACCCAGTGGTTCGAGTCTtggggagaagaggagaggaatcATTTCCTGCACATGCTGGAAGAGCGGGACCCAGTTTTTGTCGCTTACTTTTACAGGAGCGTAGCCGGGACAGCAGGAAGAGACTGA